A window from Thermosipho africanus Ob7 encodes these proteins:
- the radC gene encoding RadC family protein, giving the protein MLPREKLINEGVENLSTEELLAILLRTGTKDLDVLKLSKNLFETFDKSLKKISTASIDELCKVKGLGTVKAVTILAAMELSKRYLLEDRKGKFLNSPELIYEHCLDMKHFEQEVVRVISLNSKLYEISTKDITIGLTDTSLAHPREIYREAIKNSASYVVVVHNHPSGDVRPSKEDREVTLKIKKAGEIIGIKLLDHVIIGNGFYSFKHNKLL; this is encoded by the coding sequence ATGCTTCCAAGGGAGAAATTAATAAATGAAGGTGTCGAAAATCTAAGCACAGAAGAACTACTGGCTATACTTTTAAGAACAGGGACAAAAGACTTAGATGTTTTAAAACTTTCAAAAAACCTTTTTGAAACTTTTGACAAGAGCTTGAAAAAAATTAGTACCGCTTCAATTGATGAGCTGTGCAAAGTAAAAGGTCTTGGAACAGTTAAAGCAGTTACTATACTAGCTGCAATGGAACTTTCAAAAAGATATCTTTTGGAAGATAGAAAAGGAAAATTTCTAAATTCTCCAGAGCTTATATACGAGCATTGCCTTGACATGAAGCACTTTGAACAAGAAGTTGTTAGAGTTATATCTTTAAATTCAAAACTATACGAAATCTCCACCAAAGATATAACAATTGGCCTCACAGATACAAGTCTTGCACACCCAAGAGAAATATATCGTGAAGCAATTAAAAACTCTGCTAGCTATGTTGTGGTAGTACATAACCACCCTTCTGGTGATGTTAGACCAAGTAAAGAAGACAGAGAAGTTACTTTAAAAATTAAAAAGGCTGGAGAAATAATTGGAATTAAACTGCTTGATCATGTTATAATTGGCAATGGATTTTATAGCTTTAAACACAATAAACTATTGTGA
- a CDS encoding Maf family protein: MKIILASKSPRRIELLKLLKIDFEVISSNIDENISEKDPKLLAEKLSYLKAMSIKKDGVVLAADTVVTLDKEIFGKPRDYKDAFRMLKSLSGKWHTVITGVTIKFKDEVITFSEKTNVKFKNLSKELIEFYINTAKPFDKAGGYGIQELGSVLVEKIEGDYFNVVGLPISKVWDILWDRGMIDASKGEINK, encoded by the coding sequence ATGAAAATAATTTTGGCCTCAAAATCTCCAAGAAGGATTGAGTTATTAAAATTACTAAAAATAGATTTTGAAGTTATATCTTCAAATATAGACGAAAATATTAGCGAAAAAGATCCTAAACTTTTAGCCGAAAAATTATCATACTTAAAAGCAATGAGCATAAAAAAAGATGGCGTAGTTCTTGCTGCAGATACTGTAGTAACACTCGACAAAGAAATATTTGGAAAACCAAGAGATTATAAAGATGCCTTTAGAATGCTTAAAAGTCTATCAGGAAAATGGCATACTGTAATTACTGGAGTTACAATTAAATTTAAAGATGAAGTTATTACTTTCTCTGAAAAAACAAATGTAAAATTCAAAAATCTTTCAAAAGAATTAATTGAATTTTATATTAATACTGCAAAACCTTTTGATAAAGCTGGTGGGTATGGAATTCAAGAACTTGGAAGTGTTTTGGTAGAAAAAATTGAAGGTGATTATTTTAATGTAGTTGGGCTTCCCATTTCAAAAGTTTGGGATATTTTATGGGATAGGGGGATGATAGATGCTTCCAAGGGAGAAATTAATAAATGA
- a CDS encoding Gx transporter family protein, which translates to MRSQQDSNRVTNSRTTNVVIYSLLISISSVMFVVERFIPYPVPGGKWGFSNFVILYTVVNIGLRGGLLVGTLKTIIGSLFSGILFTPPFFMGFFGIISAATFEWIFSKTKFFSYTTLSIIGMISNNFVQVLVGSFLIKSRAIFSFLPLMIGLGLISAIINAYLAKKMEEIIDENNFGLKISKKD; encoded by the coding sequence TTGCGTTCCCAACAAGATAGTAATCGAGTCACAAACTCAAGAACTACAAACGTGGTAATCTATTCACTACTTATTTCCATTTCTTCGGTAATGTTTGTTGTTGAGCGCTTTATACCATATCCAGTTCCTGGAGGAAAATGGGGATTTTCAAATTTTGTTATTCTCTACACCGTTGTAAATATTGGACTTAGAGGTGGACTTCTTGTAGGAACACTTAAAACAATTATCGGCTCGCTCTTTTCAGGAATTTTATTTACACCACCTTTTTTCATGGGCTTTTTTGGAATAATATCTGCTGCAACTTTTGAATGGATATTTTCTAAAACAAAGTTCTTTAGCTACACAACTTTGAGTATCATTGGTATGATTAGTAATAACTTTGTTCAAGTTCTAGTTGGAAGTTTTTTAATAAAAAGTAGAGCAATTTTTTCCTTTTTACCTTTGATGATAGGATTAGGACTAATTTCTGCAATTATTAATGCATATCTTGCAAAAAAAATGGAGGAAATAATTGATGAAAATAATTTTGGCCTCAAAATCTCCAAGAAGGATTGA
- a CDS encoding NusG domain II-containing protein, whose protein sequence is MKTFKKIDVFLILAVILITVFFALKANNREDEIFLVKLDGKIYTELKKPGDYPVKDKEGKILTIVHYDGENVWVTDSTCPLKICEKTGKIKRGGKIICVPNKIVIESQTQELQTW, encoded by the coding sequence ATGAAAACATTTAAGAAAATTGATGTTTTTCTTATCCTTGCTGTCATATTAATAACCGTTTTTTTTGCTTTAAAAGCAAACAATAGAGAAGATGAAATATTTTTGGTAAAATTAGACGGAAAAATATATACTGAATTAAAAAAGCCTGGAGACTATCCGGTAAAAGATAAAGAAGGAAAAATATTAACTATAGTTCACTATGATGGTGAAAATGTTTGGGTTACAGATTCAACATGTCCCCTAAAAATTTGTGAAAAAACTGGGAAAATAAAAAGAGGAGGAAAAATAATTTGCGTTCCCAACAAGATAGTAATCGAGTCACAAACTCAAGAACTACAAACGTGGTAA
- the hutI gene encoding imidazolonepropionase — protein MLRIHAEHLISPSGQAPKKGNEMKKIFEAFDVDLILNKGKIVDIKKHKITDDFTIKAKLVTPAFVDAHTHIPFFGSRAKEFYLRARGKSYSEIFANGGGIHSSVRMLRNATIDEIVKQNLKYLSLFKRHGIAAVEGKSGYGLEKFSELKQLKAMKILNEIQDVKVIPTFLGLHAIPIDANKKDYIDEVKKWLDDIKEFTDTIDVFCDKGVFLPQDIEEFFEFAKNKGFKIRFHADEIENVGAAKLAIKLGAISADHLLKINDDDISQIANSNTVATLMPGTSFYLGEDFAPARKLIDNGAAVSIGSDFNPGSCPIFNPAFIFHLALRFLKMEPEEILTAYTLNSSYVLGIENGKIEPGYKCDIAIWNTNELLDIPYMFDQNFLSAIIINGKVTIYENI, from the coding sequence ATGTTAAGAATCCATGCGGAACATCTTATTAGCCCTTCTGGGCAAGCACCAAAAAAAGGAAATGAAATGAAAAAAATTTTTGAAGCATTTGATGTAGACCTCATATTAAACAAGGGAAAAATAGTAGATATAAAAAAGCACAAAATAACTGATGATTTTACCATAAAAGCAAAACTTGTTACGCCTGCTTTTGTAGATGCTCATACGCATATTCCATTTTTTGGAAGTAGAGCAAAAGAATTTTATTTAAGAGCAAGAGGAAAATCCTATTCTGAAATCTTTGCAAACGGAGGAGGAATACATAGTAGTGTTAGAATGCTAAGAAATGCAACAATAGATGAAATTGTAAAGCAAAATCTAAAATATTTAAGCTTATTCAAAAGACATGGTATTGCAGCAGTTGAAGGAAAAAGTGGATATGGGCTTGAAAAGTTTTCCGAATTAAAGCAACTAAAAGCTATGAAAATTTTAAACGAAATACAGGATGTCAAAGTAATTCCTACTTTTTTGGGCTTGCACGCAATTCCTATTGATGCAAATAAAAAAGATTACATAGATGAAGTAAAAAAATGGCTTGATGATATCAAAGAATTTACCGATACAATAGATGTTTTCTGCGATAAAGGAGTCTTTTTACCACAAGATATTGAAGAATTTTTTGAATTTGCCAAAAATAAAGGTTTTAAAATTAGATTTCACGCAGATGAAATTGAAAACGTAGGTGCTGCAAAACTTGCTATTAAGCTTGGTGCAATATCTGCTGATCACTTACTAAAAATAAACGATGACGATATTTCTCAAATTGCAAATTCAAACACTGTCGCTACATTAATGCCTGGAACAAGTTTTTATCTGGGAGAAGATTTTGCACCAGCAAGAAAACTAATAGATAATGGCGCTGCAGTTAGTATTGGTTCTGATTTTAATCCAGGTTCGTGTCCTATATTTAATCCTGCATTTATCTTTCATCTTGCACTTAGATTTTTAAAAATGGAACCGGAAGAGATATTAACTGCATATACTCTAAATTCTTCGTACGTTTTGGGTATAGAAAACGGAAAAATTGAGCCCGGCTACAAATGTGACATTGCGATTTGGAATACAAATGAACTTTTGGACATTCCATACATGTTCGATCAAAATTTCTTAAGTGCAATAATAATTAACGGCAAGGTGACAATATATGAAAACATTTAA
- a CDS encoding undecaprenyl-diphosphate phosphatase, which yields MNHIVLGLIQGLTEFLPISSSGHLTLFSYLFNIEPKISNFAFLHLATLAAIIIFVWKEIVEILKGLFTLKKEYYSLVLKIIISTIPAAIFGVLFNSTIENSFSNLKIISFFFLVTAASLFVSDKLKGKKDFFNISYIDALVIGLFQMIAIFPGISRSGITLFGALTVGLEREKALKYSFLMGIPVILGAGILETSKIELNSYILISGLVAFLSGLLSLLILKKLTISKKLKIFSYYCILIAIIAFFVG from the coding sequence ATGAATCATATAGTGTTAGGACTAATTCAAGGATTAACAGAATTTTTACCTATTTCAAGTTCTGGGCATTTAACTTTATTTTCTTATTTATTTAATATTGAACCTAAAATTTCAAATTTTGCATTTTTGCACCTTGCAACCCTGGCTGCAATTATAATATTTGTCTGGAAAGAAATTGTTGAAATTTTAAAAGGGCTTTTTACACTAAAAAAAGAGTATTATTCATTAGTTTTAAAAATTATTATTTCAACTATTCCAGCTGCAATTTTTGGAGTTCTTTTTAATTCAACAATAGAAAATTCTTTTTCAAATCTAAAAATTATTTCTTTCTTTTTTCTGGTAACTGCAGCATCATTGTTTGTTTCAGACAAACTAAAAGGTAAAAAAGACTTTTTTAATATATCATACATTGATGCATTGGTAATAGGTTTATTTCAAATGATAGCAATTTTCCCAGGAATTTCAAGAAGCGGAATAACACTTTTTGGAGCATTAACCGTTGGTTTAGAGAGAGAAAAAGCACTAAAATATTCTTTTTTAATGGGAATTCCTGTAATACTTGGGGCCGGAATACTTGAAACTAGCAAAATCGAATTAAATAGTTACATCCTAATTTCTGGTCTTGTAGCATTTCTTTCAGGGTTGTTAAGTCTTCTAATTTTAAAAAAGCTAACTATATCTAAAAAATTAAAAATATTTTCATATTACTGTATATTAATAGCTATTATAGCATTTTTTGTGGGGTGA
- a CDS encoding M42 family metallopeptidase: MKELIKKLTETHSPSGREHQIREVILSELEGFIDGYEVDKLGNLIVWKKGTSDKKVLFDAHMDEIGVVVTNIDDNGFLRIDMVGGVSPYTILQSKLRFGDIIGIVGIEGETGSDMISNIKNLSFDKLYVDIGAKSKEEAEKICPIGTFGTFDGYFVEQGDYYISKSMDDRIGCAVIIELFKKLKNPKNSVYGVFAVQEEVGLVGATVAGYNIDPDVTIAIDVTAAGDTPKGYKRVSMKLGNGACIKVKDNASISDKKIIDTLKDLAEKNKIPYQMEVLIFGGTDARGYQHTKAGIPSATVSIATRYIHTQNEMVHKKDVEATIDLLLKYAEEGL, from the coding sequence ATGAAAGAATTAATTAAAAAATTAACAGAAACTCACAGTCCAAGTGGAAGAGAACATCAAATAAGAGAAGTTATTCTCTCTGAACTCGAAGGTTTCATAGACGGATACGAAGTTGATAAACTTGGAAATCTTATTGTCTGGAAAAAAGGAACCTCTGATAAAAAGGTTCTTTTTGACGCACATATGGACGAAATAGGCGTAGTTGTTACAAACATCGATGATAACGGTTTTTTAAGAATTGACATGGTTGGTGGAGTTTCACCATATACAATATTACAATCTAAACTTAGATTTGGGGATATCATTGGAATTGTAGGAATTGAAGGTGAAACAGGCAGTGATATGATATCAAACATTAAAAATTTGTCTTTTGATAAATTATACGTAGATATTGGTGCAAAAAGTAAAGAGGAAGCAGAAAAAATTTGCCCAATCGGAACATTTGGAACTTTTGATGGATACTTTGTTGAACAAGGTGATTACTACATCTCAAAATCAATGGACGATAGAATAGGTTGCGCTGTAATCATAGAATTATTTAAAAAACTTAAAAATCCAAAAAATTCAGTATATGGTGTATTTGCTGTCCAGGAAGAAGTGGGATTAGTTGGAGCAACCGTTGCAGGTTATAATATTGATCCAGACGTTACTATTGCAATTGATGTAACTGCAGCTGGAGATACCCCAAAAGGATACAAAAGAGTCTCAATGAAACTTGGAAATGGTGCATGTATAAAAGTTAAAGATAACGCATCAATAAGTGACAAGAAAATAATAGATACTCTTAAAGATTTAGCAGAAAAAAATAAAATACCATATCAAATGGAAGTATTAATATTTGGTGGTACAGATGCAAGAGGATATCAACACACAAAAGCCGGGATACCAAGTGCAACAGTATCAATCGCAACTAGATATATACACACACAAAATGAAATGGTTCATAAAAAAGACGTTGAGGCAACAATCGATTTGCTATTAAAATACGCTGAGGAGGGCTTATAA